The DNA sequence ATGAGTAGTAGTTATTGTTCAAACTCATTAAGTGGGATTGTTCGGGAACTATTTTGATTAGTGAACTTTAAAGTTGCTGAAAGcttcttctttgtttttgttgttgttgcagGAAGTCATTGATATGTGTGACTTTGCAGTTGGTCTGAGCCGACAGTTGAATGGATCTATAATCCCTTCAGAACGTGAGATTACTATTCTTtgattgttttatattttttgacacTGTAAATGTTCCCTAGTGACTATGAGTAAACTGAATTTGTTGCTGTGTTGTTATTAGCTTGGACTGCAAATGAACTTAAACTTTATTTGTCATGTATTAAGACAGAATCTAAACTTTGGGATGTGAATTATCTGATTTAGCTATTATGTTTCTCTGCAGGTCCGAATCATATGATGCTTGAGGTAAGACCAGCACCGGACCATCAATGTTTTCAAATCTGAAAgttaactaattaaaaaaaaatatgcattgAACATAAAAGATGAGGTTTTGATTATAGGGTGTTTATATGACAGGTGTGGAACCCACTGGGAATAGTCGGGGTGATCACTGCTTTCAATTTCCCATGTGCTGTTCTTGGTGCGTTTGGTTATCTGCTAGTTTGCCATATAATAAAAAGTAGTATCATTAAATCTTAATCATGTGGTTATTCTTTATTTGAGGTTTAGTGTATTGGATTTTGAAGACAGTAGTTCTCAGAAATCTTTTCTTGGTAACTTCACAAAAAATTATTGAACTTGTTTCTGGTTTAAGGTTTGTCATGCATAATGGGAAGATTTTTGCATTTAGTTGCCTATATTGTAAAAAGACTATTGCAGAGCATCTAATCTCAATGTTCTTTTTGTGGCGCTATAGGATGGAATGCTTGTCTCGCCTTGGTTTGTGGAAATTGTGTTGTGTGGTAAGTTTAAGTCTTCTATTTGCAGTTGAAGTAATATTTATCTCTTCAACCAAATGTTGATATGGTGAATTGTTAAATTTATTGAGTTCATTCGCGTCTTTGTAATTCTTCCTTCAAGAAGATCACATATTCTGCACGAAGTAGTCACTGAAGGTGTTTCGTATTGTAGGAAAGGTGCACCCACAACTCCTTTAATAACTATTGCTGTCACAAAGCTTGTGGCTGAGGTTCTTGAGAAGAACAACTTGCCAGGTGCAATATTCACCTCCTTTTGTGGAGGTGCAGAAATCGGTCAAGCAATATCAAAAGATACTAGAATACCTCTAGTTTCTTTTACTGGAAGCTCAAAGGTAATTCTTTCACATAAAAGTActttttgttgtgttttttaaatttgaaattaataagaatATTGATAACACTAGTGTATCAACCAATAGCCtccttcaaaaaataaaaaaataaaaccaatAGCCATGGTCATTTACAAGTTCCAACTGGCCACATGTACGTGTATGTGGGAATGAGGCCAACTTTTGTGGATTTGTGGCTTTTATGTACAATTCTTTGAAGAATTTCTTCCCGTGTTTCTTTGTATAGGTGGGTTTGATGGTGCAACAAACTGTTAGTGAAAGGTTCGGTAAATGCTTGCTTGAACTGAGTGGAAACAATGCCATAGTTGTTATGGATGATGCCGACATTGGACTGGCTGTGCGTTCTATTTTGTTTGCAGCTGTTGGAACTGCTGGTCAACGCTGCACTACATGTCGTAGATTGGTAAAAACATTCTTGTCCATGACTATGTTTTAATCTGTTTGTGGCACTCAAAAAGTACTGATTTCatgcttctcttttttttttctgcttttGTTTCATCTGTCCACTCTCCCTGGCTACAGTTTCTTCATGAACGTGTATATGAAAGTGTATTAGATCAACTGGTTGGAGTTTACAAACAAGTGAAAATTGGAGATCCTTTGGAGGAAGGAACCCTTGTTGGTCCACTACATACGCAAGGTTCTAGGGAAAATTATGTGAAGGGGATTTCAACCATAAAATCTCAGGCATGTATAGTATGCTTTATGACTAATTTAAAGTCTGGATGTCTCTGGCTCTTAGAATTGTTAAACTTTTGGTCAAATGTTTTGAGACAAGTATTTACTTTCCTAGTGTTTACTTTACTTGTATATGCAGGGAGGGAAAATCCTCACAGGTGGATCAATTGTAGAGTCAGAGGGGAATTTTGTAGAACCGACAATTGTTGAGATTTCATCTAGTGCTTCTGTAGTGAAAGAAGAACTATTTGCTCCAGTTCTATATGTTATGAAAATTAAGGTACCATATATTCTTGAACCTTTTTGTTTACTGTCACCAATGAGCTGTTTCTCTGATGCGATCACAAATTTGTCTTTCATAATTTGCAGTCTCTGGAAGAAGCAATTGAATTAAACAATTCTGTGCCACAAGGATTGAGTAGTTCAATCTTTACTAGCAGGCCAGAAGCTATCTTTAAATGGATTGGGTAAGTCATAACCTCCTTAAAATGCCTCAAGAGAAACTGGAATTGTGTATTGTCTGCAATCCAACACTGCCATTGAGATTCCCATTTTATCAATACAAGTTGATTCAGAACTACTTTGTTCATATCTCATGTATTTCAATTTTACACAGGCCTCGTGGAAGTGATTGTGGCATAGTAAATGTAAACATACCAACTAATGGAGCTGAGATAGGCGGTGCCTTCGGTGGAGAGAAGGCAACCGGTGGCGGCCGAGAAGCAGGGAGTGACTCTTGGAAGCAATACATGCGACGTTCAACTTGGTAAGTTTTTTGTACAGCTCAAAGTTTGCTGGTGAAAAACATAGTCATATGAAATTGTCTGTAACACAAAACACTAAAAAAACTACTtacattactattttttttttacagcacGATCAATTATGGAAGTGAACTACCTTTGGCTCAAGGCATAAATTTTGGCTAGGGAATTAGTAGTCAAGGTCACAGCCCGGCCCTCTGCATCGACATACCTTGCCAGCTTGGATCTTTAACTTCCTATCTCAGTAGTCAATAATAAAAGTTTCCCTAATGAACTCTCGTCTTTAATTTCCTAGGtagtaaatgaaataaaaagtaGTTTTTACTTGAGTTTCACTGTGTTGGTTTTGGTAATGGTAGACCCAACATGAGTTTGACCCTGCTAGAGTTAAACTTTGACTACTCATAGAAAGAGGTTAATATTCTGCATGTGAGTCTGTCATCGATGTGGGACCATCGAGGTGTTTGAATATCAGAGATACTACTTCTGCAATTATATCAGTGTTATTTTTCTACCAAATTTTGTTTGGCTTGCattacatttaatatttattaattgtattTGACCGTCACTAACAATTTAgtccattttaaaaaaaaatatatattaacaatTTAGTAAAGTATGACATAATACGTAAGCACCGAAAGCAAAAACACAAAGGACAAACATAAATTaggttaaattaatttacatatATTGTTCATGCAGACACATTATAAAAATGCATGATAATAAGAGAAAAAGTGAAGGGAGTGGAAAATatatttcgttttttttttttttttttttgagaagaaGCTTGCTTGATTATTATATAGAAAAATTTCAGTTctcctttaaaaaataaataaataaaattgcccttaaaatatctaaattttgtGTTTACTTacgtataaatattaaaataaaaattgcacTAAGCTGTTAATTTTTCTTTCATTATGTTATGTAGGTACATCTTTAAAAGAAATTGTGTACGTAGGTACCAATCTTACACTCAATAAGAAAATTTGGGActgaaatatttaaattttgtgTTTATATATAGTTAAATACCATTTATTTTGATAGTAAAGTAACgaaatgttaaaaattattattattaatttattattgttatttcttgaattttataataattttaaatttttttctgtaaggaatcttaaaattaacttaataaaactaaaatagaaATTCAACgataaaactaattatttttcttcaaattcttttatttatatttttcttgtagcTCACAtcccttctttcttcttctatttttttttttctttaggaTAAGTTatgtttttggatttttttgtttacacttcaaataattaaaataatttattttttttatttttacagaattaCACACATAGACTCTTATAGCAACTAACGGAAAAACTTAAATCGCAACCAAAATCCGTAtagcaatttaaaaaaaaaaattaaaaaatagttgaTGAAGTAATTCTcctatttttttaatctttaaatcaattaaaatttatttaattagtatttatattttagttgtttttaaaatttactatttttttgaaatgcaattttaaatttatttaattgtggactgGCAACCAAACACAAAATTTAGACATTTTAGAGGCAAATTTTCTGATCTAATATAAAACTTAACCGTTGGCATCTACCGAATATAGAAAAAAAGGtaccattttaatattttacagcaatttttttaatatatacttatcCAATTATCCgaatataaaatttaagtattttttcaaGTATTTCCCTTATTAATTTAGTAGTTACAAGTTACAATACCTTGCCAAATTGATAATTTctcaaagaagaagaaagaaaacctTTGGACCCTGGTCTTGATTTCGATAATAATCTCAAATCTCAATGTTGTTTCATGTTAGTTGCcccacattaaaaaaaaaaataaatgaataataaaatttagcctttttttttttggctagaTATATCCAGAAACTTCTGTCTAAGATGCACAAGCAAATAGTGCGGCTAATCAAATTGTCTCCATCTCCATACATTTGCTTTTCAccgtaattttattttttttcctatggtgaaaaaaacccaacaatatttcTGAGAATGTTCTCAGCAATTTCATTCTGTGTCACCATCTTTGGTTTATTTATTGCAGCTTCAAAATATCTTTCTTCAAAATCTATTTACCAAATGGCTATTTCTCATTACAGTACATTTCCTAAAACACCTCAAAACCACCTAATTATACCATAACAATTGTGAGTGAGAGAAAATAACGCACTTAATATTCTTTTATTCTATTCTTTATTCGTATCTGTATATgctttccttaaataaaaaacgATAATTATTAGTATTAAATTACTTGAAGGGCCAGCCCGAATCATTAATTTGCTTACTTGTATTTGTAcactattatttataataataaaaacaatttgACCATTTGAAACAGTGAGTAGTGACACACTAAAACTAGAACAGGACAATTTGAAtgaataaaattttgaattaatatACAGTACAAAACTGATTTTAAAGAAAAACACCATTGAAATTGAGCACTTCAACGTATgagaattttattataataaaagatattatttaCAATGCAAAGTTCATCAGATAAACTTAGTATTAATCTaacaaaagagaaagaaaaaaaagaacaagaaaaacagAGTTCCCCTGTTTGATACTATGAGTTGAATGAATCTGTAGATTGGTGAGGATTCTTCAGCTAGATAGAGAAGAAAAGCAACTACCGGAACGAACCAGAGAAGGGGTCGAAACCCTTTTGACAGTTTCGAGAGAGCTACTTGAATTGGAACGAAGCGCTCTTGGGGAATCCAAACTCCGGCGTAAAATCTTTCCGATGGCGAAGATTGGGTGCTCTGTTTCTTTGTGATGAGGATTCGATGAACGAAACTTCTTACAGAAAGTTATATGGCGATTGAGAGCTTCTTCTGTTGTGATGAGCCTATCTGACCTGAGGACTTCGTCTTTGACCGCCTCAACGCAAAGTCCGCATATCCAACGGCCCTGGTACCGTTCTCGGACGCGTGAGATGTACGCGGGAGTACACTCTTCTGTGAAGCCACAAGAGTAGCATTTTACGCATTCAACCTCGAGCTGGAGGGCTCCTTTGGTTGTTGTGTTGCCTGTGCTTGTGGATTCTGAACCTGTAATCACCATTTGTTTGTAACCAGACACCATTGAGctcattttctctctctctctttctctctcttgcttTGCTCTGTGTGTTAGAGCAATAGATGAGTCATTCAAGATATATATAAGGTGGGTCCACGAATAATGAGTATTTTGCAttgcactattttttttttttcttatttattattgttattattatttttgtttgtaataaaataaaaagtgtcTCTATACATTATAGAAGGAGTTGTGGTTGTGCTGCATGGATTTTGTTTTTCACAATAATTTATGGACTTGTTCCTCTCTCCTCCGAATTTTCAGAACtcttaattaatttgattttgattattattaaatttacatATTCCTGATTCTTAGTATTGTACTAACTATTATTATAAAGGGGTAGTCATATCAATTTCCTTCTCTCATATTCCAATCATTGGCCGTGGATTTTAAACAAGAGGGCTAGTTGGGTCGGGTTGGGTGTGGTTGGGTTGGGTTAGGTAACTTGAGTTATGGTGAAGGAAAGGCTGCAGAGCATGATGACTAAATCAACTATTGAAGAGGGTGACAGTATATGACTAAATGTGTCAGTCATTGATGGATCCATATTTGAGTATTGATATCTACCACACAATGAAATTTCTTAAGTTGATCAGGTTGATTTTTGACTCATCCAAATAGGTTAAGCCTTATCCTAGACAAGAGACCACTCAAAATCAAAATGAAAAACACTTGCAAAGAATTTAGCTTT is a window from the Cannabis sativa cultivar Pink pepper isolate KNU-18-1 chromosome 1, ASM2916894v1, whole genome shotgun sequence genome containing:
- the LOC115706478 gene encoding aldehyde dehydrogenase family 7 member A1, with amino-acid sequence MGFEKKEYEFLKEIGLGSENLGGYVNGKWKASGPLSSTVNPSNNQKIAQVKEVSLEDYEEGLHACSEAAKTWMTIPAPKRGEIVRQIGDAFRAKLDHLGRLVSLEMGKILPEGIGEVQEVIDMCDFAVGLSRQLNGSIIPSERPNHMMLEVWNPLGIVGVITAFNFPCAVLGWNACLALVCGNCVVWKGAPTTPLITIAVTKLVAEVLEKNNLPGAIFTSFCGGAEIGQAISKDTRIPLVSFTGSSKVGLMVQQTVSERFGKCLLELSGNNAIVVMDDADIGLAVRSILFAAVGTAGQRCTTCRRLFLHERVYESVLDQLVGVYKQVKIGDPLEEGTLVGPLHTQGSRENYVKGISTIKSQAWKILTGGSIVESEGNFVEPTIVEISSSASVVKEELFAPVLYVMKIKSLEEAIELNNSVPQGLSSSIFTSRPEAIFKWIGPRGSDCGIVNVNIPTNGAEIGGAFGGEKATGGGREAGSDSWKQYMRRSTCTINYGSELPLAQGINFG
- the LOC115704893 gene encoding uncharacterized protein LOC115704893 encodes the protein MQNTHYSWTHLIYILNDSSIALTHRAKQEREREREKMSSMVSGYKQMVITGSESTSTGNTTTKGALQLEVECVKCYSCGFTEECTPAYISRVRERYQGRWICGLCVEAVKDEVLRSDRLITTEEALNRHITFCKKFRSSNPHHKETEHPIFAIGKILRRSLDSPRALRSNSSSSLETVKRVSTPSLVRSGSCFSSLSS